A DNA window from Castanea sativa cultivar Marrone di Chiusa Pesio chromosome 7, ASM4071231v1 contains the following coding sequences:
- the LOC142642648 gene encoding putative receptor-like protein kinase At2g21480 — protein MEIEKRQSKNLSKRTELFLSSLLPSSHSSSSSSMAILLVLLYTLFSASTIAYSAFSPFVPPDNFLIDCGADKSSILNDGRTFKTEDQSKQFLQAKEEIKVSVEKGDVPSSIYLSARIFVTDATYSFHLTKAGWHWVRLHFYPLKNDQFDLSKATFSVNTNKYVLLHSFNMDNNTNYVLKEYLLNVTDPQFSITFMPMKNSAAFINAIEVVSAPDDLITDDANNLTPVGKFSGLSKLSYQTMYRLNVGGPLVNSANDTLGRTWTPDGSYLKSKALAKSVTVATTVVKYPDGLTPLIAPQSVYASAVKMAESNVNNPNFNVTWNFEADPAFGYLIRLHFCDIVSKALNDLYFNVYINGQMAIADLDLSHELENQLAAAYYKDVVVNASLMSNGMSVQIGPSKLDSGDLNAILNGLEILKISNSVNSLDGEFGVDGSKAVGGIGTRKTVAVVGFAMMFGAFAGLGAMVFKWHKRPQDWQKRNSFSSWLLPLHAGDNSFMSSKNSMGSHKSNFYSSTLGLGRYFSFAELQEATKNFDANAVIGVGGFGNVYLGVIDDGTKVAVKRGNPQSEQGLTEFQTEIQMLSKLRHRHLVSLIGYCDENSEMILVYEYMAKGPLRDHLYGKNLPPLSWKQRLEICIGAARGLHYLHTGTAQGIIHRDVKTTNILLDENLTAKVSDFGLSKDAPMGQGHVSTAVKGSFGYLDPEYFRRQQLTDKSDVYSFGVVLLEAICARPAINPALPREQVNLADWAMQWKRKGLLDKIIDPLLVGSMNPESLKKFAEAAEKCLAEHGVDRPTMGDVLWNLEYTLQLQEAFSQGKDDQDEGNSIATVAASPVIVPATPNASTPDTRPVSHPEETNSPANSQATDEHSGTAMFAQFTNLSGR, from the coding sequence ATGGAGATAGAAAAGAGACAAAGTAAAAACTTGTCCAAAAGAACCGAACTTTTTCTATCTTCCTTATTGCCATCATCAcattcttcatcatcatcatcgatGGCTATCCTCCTGGTCCTTCTCTACACCTTGTTTTCTGCTTCCACCATTGCCTACTCAGCCTTTTCTCCCTTTGTTCCCCCAGACAACTTCCTCATTGATTGTGGTGCTGACAAATCAAGCATTCTCAATGATGGAAGAAccttcaaaaccgaagatcaatcCAAGCAATTCTTACAAGCCAAGGAAGAGATCAAAGTGTCAGTTGAAAAGGGTGATGTTCCTTCATCTATTTACTTGTCAGCAAGGATTTTTGTCACGGATGCAACTTACTCATTTCACTTGACAAAAGCCGGTTGGCATTGGGTTCGTCTCCATTTCTATCCAttaaaaaatgatcaatttGACTTGAGCAAAGCTACTTTCTCCGTCAACACCAATAAGTACGTGCTTCTACATAGCTTCAACATGGATAACAACACCAATTATGTCCTCAAGGAGTACCTTTTGAACGTGACCGATCCACAATTCTCAATCACGTTCATGCCGATGAAGAATTCCGCTGCTTTCATCAATGCCATTGAGGTTGTTTCAGCTCCTGATGACTTGATCACCGATGATGCTAATAACCTTACCCCTGTAGGCAAGTTTTCTGGGCTATCCAAATTGTCCTATCAAACCATGTACCGGCTTAATGTGGGAGGACCTCTTGTTAACTCTGCAAACGACACATTGGGAAGGACTTGGACACCAGATGGGTCTTACCTTAAGTCGAAAGCCTTGGCAAAAAGCGTCACTGTTGCGACCACCGTTGTCAAGTACCCCGATGGATTGACACCTCTGATTGCACCACAGTCAGTGTATGCCTCTGCTGTTAAAATGGCTGAGTCAAATGTGAACAATCCTAATTTCAATGTAACGTGGAACTTTGAGGCTGACCCTGCTTTTGGGTACCTAATTAGGCTTCATTTTTGTGACATTGTGAGCAAAGCGCTCAATGACCTCTACTTCAATGTCTACATTAACGGGCAAATGGCAATAGCTGATCTGGATTTGTCGCATGAGTTGGAAAATCAATTGGCAGCTGCATACTACAAGGATGTTGTGGTTAATGCTTCTTTGATGTCTAATGGAATGAGTGTCCAAATTGGCCCATCTAAATTGGATTCTGGTGATTTGAACGCCATTTTGAACGGTCTAGAGATATTGAAAATAAGCAATTCTGTGAATAGTCTTGATGGAGAGTTCGGAGTAGATGGAAGCAAGGCCGTTGGTGGCATTGGCACACGTAAAACAGTGGCTGTAGTCGGGTTTGCCATGATGTTTGGAGCCTTTGCGGGTCTTGGTGCAATGGTGTTCAAATGGCACAAGAGGCCTCAAGATTGGCAGAAGAGGAATAGTTTCTCTTCATGGTTGCTTCCTCTTCATGCTGGTGACAATAGCTTCATGTCAAGCAAGAACTCAATGGGGTCTCACAAGAGCAACTTTTACTCTTCAACTTTGGGATTGGGCCGGTACTTCTCATTCGCAGAGTTGCAGGAGGCAACGAAGAACTTCGATGCCAATGCAGTGATTGGTGTTGGTGGATTTGGCAATGTGTATCTTGGTGTAATTGATGATGGTACTAAAGTTGCAGTCAAAAGAGGAAACCCACAATCCGAACAAGGCCTCACAGAGTTCCAGACAGAGATTCAGATGTTGTCAAAGCTAAGGCACAGGCATTTGGTGTCCTTGATTGGATATTGTGATGAGAACTCAGAAATGATCTTGGTTTATGAGTACATGGCCAAAGGACCTCTCAGGGATCATTTGTATGGAAAGAACTTGCCACCATTGTCATGGAAGCAAAGGCTAGAGATATGTATAGGCGCAGCCCGTGGACTTCACTACCTTCACACTGGCACTGCACAAGGTATCATTCATCGTGATGTTAAGACCACCAACATTTTGCTTGATGAAAACCTCACTGCCAAGGTATCTGATTTTGGGCTATCAAAGGATGCTCCTATGGGGCAGGGGCATGTGAGTACTGCAGTGAAGGGAAGCTTTGGTTACTTGGACCCTGAGTATTTCAGGAGGCAGCAATTGACTGATAAGTCAGATGTGTACTCCTTTGGGGTGGTTTTGCTTGAGGCAATTTGTGCAAGGCCTGCTATTAACCCTGCACTCCCAAGGGAGCAAGTGAACTTGGCTGACTGGGCAATGCAGTGGAAGAGAAAGGGCTTGCTAGACAAGATCATTGACCCTTTACTTGTTGGCTCTATGAATCCTGAATCATTGAAGAAGTTTGCTGAGGCAGCAGAAAAGTGCTTGGCTGAACATGGGGTTGATAGGCCTACAATGGGAGATGTGCTGTGGAACTTGGAGTATACTTTGCAGCTTCAAGAGGCTTTCTCACAAGGAAAGGATGATCAGGATGAAGGCAACTCCATTGCCactgttgctgcctctcctgtTATTGTTCCTGCAACCCCAAATGCTTCCACCCCTGATACGCGTCCAGTCTCTCATCCGGAAGAGACTAATAGTCCAGCTAATTCTCAGGCCACTGATGAGCATTCAGGAACCGCAATGTTTGCCCAGTTTACTAACCTCAGTGGTAGGTAA